The Megasphaera elsdenii DSM 20460 genome includes the window ATCCGTCATCCAGATAAATCCGGTCCATATCGGCCAGGACCTTCAAGAGGATGATATACTCTTCTTCACTGTAGTTGCGCCGCTCGTAGTACGGCCCCATGATGGCCGTATAGCGGCAGCACTGGGACGGGGCGCAGCGCTGCAGAACGGCTGAGATGAATGTACTCAGGCAATAGCCGATCCACAATTTATGCTGTTCTGTGAAGCGGATGTCCGGACAGATGATGCGGTCCAGGTAGGTCGTAAACAAGGACAGGTTGGTCACGGATTTCGCCGGCAGGGAGACGCCTTCGGGCAGTTCCTTCGTATACGTATCGTTGAAGTTGGCAATGATGCGCCCCATGAGAGCGGCTGCCTGCAGGCGGATATCCCCTTCGCGGTGGGACAAGAGCTCGTAGAGGAACTTCAAGGTCATGAGTTTCTGATGTTCCGTCATGTACGTCGAATATTCCTCGAAAATGCCGATATACGTGCGGACATTCTTCCACAGCCGTTCGCTTCGGGCCGCTTCGATGAGGTTGCCGAAATCGCTTTCATCGCGGAAGATGCTCATGAGGCGGATATTGTGGTCGATGGCGGCATATTTGAGCTGGTCAATGACGTCGTTGCCTTCGAGGAGGACCTTTTCCCGATGGACGGGCTGCGGCGGGTCGGCCGGCTGCCAGGCAAAGTCCGCCGGCAGTTCCGTGACGACGCCGTGTTCTTCCATAAAGGCTTCAAAATCCGCCAGTTTGGCATAGACTTTCTGGTAACGCTGGCGCTTGGCTTCATCGACATTATCCAGTTTGCCTAAGATGACATCGAAGGCTTCGGCCAGGGAATAGAAATGGACGATTTCCTTGCCCTTATCATTGCGGCTGCTCTTGACGCGGAAGTCGGCATAGATGAGGAGCAGCGATTCGACGGACAAGTTTTCCAGCTCCAGGTCCCATACCGAATGGTTCGCCGCGATGTGACCGATAGCCGGCAGGCCCAGGCGGCGGCAGCACATGCCCGTATAATAATAATGTAAATAAGGGACGCGCTTTTCTTCATTCTTCTTGCAGCCATATTTGCCGATATCGTGGCAGGCGGCGGCGCCGGAAATGAGGGCCACGTCGACGGGGATGCCGTTCCGGGCCAGCTGGCGGGCCGCATAGACGGCGACGTAATGGACGCCGCCGACATGACCGAGCGTATTGAACGGCGTAATATCGATGCCGATGCGCATAAATTCATAAATATAATCATCAGTGGCCAGCATCCGCAGGCGGAGGTATTCCTTGATGTAGCCTTTACGGGCGATTTCTTCCGCTGGAATGAGTGGCATGTCCTTTTTCGGATCAAAAGGCAATACGTTCCGTTCATAGTGATAGAGGCCGCGAAGGAGCTGCATAAAAATGAGGCAGCCCTGGCGATAGATATCCCCTTGGGCCCCGCGGCCTACAGCCGCTTCCAATTCCCGGTTCCCCTGACAGGACCCGGGGAACAGCCGGACCAGGACCCGCCGGTAGCAGCATTTCAGCCAACCTCCGGGCGGTTCCTGGCGAAGGCAATCCAAGTACAGCTGCGCTGCCGCCAGGACCTGTGGCGACAGGAAACGCCCATCTTCATCGCGGCATCCTTGCAGCTCATCGGCCAGGGCCCGCAGATGGCTGCGGCGGATCCAGGCCGTCATTTCCTCTTTGTCCATTCCCAGCGTCGCTAAAAAATGCCGGCTCTCCAAGGCCGCCGTCATGGACGTGAAAATGGCTGTCGTTGAATCTTTCATAACCTACCTCGCTTTCCTTATAGTCATAAAAAAAGGCTCGTCGCCGAGCGACAAGCCTTTTTCCCGCTAGCCGCCATTGGCTAACTTTATTCTGGATACAGTTCTTTGTTCCGTTTTACGATTTCCATGACCAAGTTGGCCGTTTCTTCGATGGCCTTGGACGACACATCGATGATGGGACAATGGAGACGGCGCATGACGCCGCGGGCATATTCCAGTTCTTCATTGATCCGTTCGATGTTGGCATAGCTGGCATTGGCATCGAGGCCCATGCTGCGCAGGCGTTCAGACCGGATGAAGTTCAGCTTGAACGGGTCGATGATGAGGCCGACGATCTTGCGGGCCGGGATCTGGAACAATTCCGGCGGCAGGCTGACTTCCGGTACCAGCGGCAGGTTGGCCGCTTTGATACGCTTATGAGCCAAGTACATAGAAAGGGGCGTCTTCGACGTACGCGATACGCCAACGATGACGATATCGGCCTTCAAGAAGCCCATGGGGTTCTTGCCATCGTCGTATTTGACGGCAAATTCAATGGCTTCGACGCGTTTGAAATACTCTTCGTCGAGCTGGTGGATCATGCCGGCTTTCAACGTCGGTTCCGTATCGGTCAAGGTGCCGACACCGGCCAGCATGGGGCCGATGATGTCGACGACGGTAACGTTGGCCGTCTTGGTCAGTTCCCGCAGCTTCCGGCGCAGGGATGGGGAAATGATCGTATAGCAGATCATGGCCTTGTTGGCTTCGGCTTTGCAGACCAGTTCTTCGATCTGCTGTTCCGACCGGATATACGGCACACGGATGATGTTAAATTCCTGTTTGTCATACTGGCTGGCTGCTGCCCGGGCCACGCGTTCGGCTGTTTCACCGAGCGAGTCAGAGCAAGCATAAATAATCGGTTTTTCCACGGTTATCTCCTCCCTAACCCACATTCTACAAAGAGACGGGTTATGTTCGTTTTTGATATTCTGCCCAGGACCTTCAATTCCTTCTTGTCATCTTCGTCAGTCCCTTTGACCTCGACGACGGGCAGGCAGTCGATTTCATATTCGATCAGGCGCTGAGCCGCGACGATCGCCTTTTCTTCTGGCTGGGCGTAAATCACCTTGCTCACAGGCGT containing:
- a CDS encoding pyruvate, water dikinase regulatory protein, whose product is MEKPIIYACSDSLGETAERVARAAASQYDKQEFNIIRVPYIRSEQQIEELVCKAEANKAMICYTIISPSLRRKLRELTKTANVTVVDIIGPMLAGVGTLTDTEPTLKAGMIHQLDEEYFKRVEAIEFAVKYDDGKNPMGFLKADIVIVGVSRTSKTPLSMYLAHKRIKAANLPLVPEVSLPPELFQIPARKIVGLIIDPFKLNFIRSERLRSMGLDANASYANIERINEELEYARGVMRRLHCPIIDVSSKAIEETANLVMEIVKRNKELYPE